The following are encoded together in the Blattabacterium cuenoti BPAA genome:
- a CDS encoding trypsin-like peptidase domain-containing protein: MKKIVFYIVLSSIMSSIITIAAYKQYSKEKPLLFPYTSSSKTRFTSSDSSSLVSSAGFPDFTRVVSKTIHAVVNVKNYSKKYNNQFDPFDFFFGFPDDFGGNNRERKPQRNDLPGLHGSGVILSPDGYIVTNNHVIKDAEKIEITLSDQRTYKAKLIGTDPSTDIALLKINETNLPFIYFSDSNKVQVGEWVLAIGNPFDLNSTVTAGIISAKNRSLGILRGETQTSSIESFFQTDAAVNPGNSGGALINTNGELIGINTAISSASGNFIGYSFAAPSNLVAKVIQDIKKYGIVQRAYLGVRGIDLSKTEYLKAYNKETHQNIKSQQGFLIGEVFEKSGASDAGLKKGDIIKSIDGKPIQNVADLSFIVGTKHPGDEVKVNIIRSKQKKIFHVILKDLQGRTKIRTKEEMTPSELLGAVFEPLSQESKKDFGIGYGIKIKEIRTGRLSAIGLEEGDIILSINGVRMKKPNDVDSVLKKYSGDVTIKSIKQNGQVYIAGFEMN, translated from the coding sequence ATGAAGAAAATAGTTTTTTATATTGTACTGAGCAGTATTATGAGTTCAATAATCACAATTGCTGCATATAAACAATACTCTAAAGAAAAACCTTTACTCTTTCCATATACATCATCCTCAAAAACAAGGTTTACCTCATCAGATTCTTCCTCATTAGTTAGTTCTGCTGGATTTCCTGATTTTACTAGAGTCGTATCAAAAACCATACATGCAGTAGTCAATGTCAAAAATTATTCAAAAAAATATAACAATCAATTTGATCCATTTGATTTCTTTTTTGGTTTTCCTGATGATTTTGGTGGAAACAATAGAGAAAGAAAACCTCAAAGAAATGATCTTCCTGGACTTCATGGATCTGGAGTCATTCTATCTCCTGATGGATATATTGTGACTAATAATCATGTCATAAAAGATGCAGAAAAAATAGAAATTACTCTTAGTGATCAAAGAACTTATAAAGCTAAATTAATAGGAACAGATCCTAGTACCGATATCGCTTTATTAAAAATCAATGAAACAAATTTACCCTTTATTTATTTTTCGGATTCTAATAAAGTACAAGTAGGAGAATGGGTTCTAGCGATAGGAAATCCTTTTGATTTAAACTCTACTGTTACAGCCGGGATCATAAGTGCAAAAAATAGAAGTTTGGGGATATTAAGAGGAGAAACACAAACCTCTTCTATTGAATCTTTTTTCCAAACAGATGCAGCGGTCAATCCTGGAAATAGTGGAGGGGCTTTAATTAACACGAATGGAGAATTAATTGGAATTAACACAGCTATTTCTTCAGCTTCAGGAAATTTTATAGGATATAGTTTTGCGGCTCCTTCTAATTTGGTAGCAAAAGTGATCCAAGACATAAAAAAATACGGAATCGTACAACGTGCATATTTAGGAGTGAGAGGAATAGATCTTTCTAAAACAGAATATTTAAAAGCTTATAATAAAGAAACACATCAAAATATAAAATCACAACAAGGTTTTTTAATAGGAGAAGTTTTTGAAAAAAGTGGAGCGTCAGATGCAGGACTTAAAAAAGGAGATATCATAAAAAGCATAGATGGAAAACCTATACAAAATGTTGCAGATCTTTCATTTATCGTAGGAACAAAACATCCAGGAGATGAAGTAAAAGTAAATATTATACGTAGCAAACAAAAAAAAATTTTTCATGTTATTTTAAAAGATTTACAAGGAAGAACAAAAATAAGAACCAAGGAGGAAATGACTCCATCTGAATTATTAGGAGCAGTATTTGAGCCACTTAGTCAAGAGTCTAAAAAAGATTTTGGAATTGGTTATGGAATTAAAATCAAAGAGATCAGAACAGGTCGTTTAAGTGCTATCGGTTTGGAAGAAGGAGATATTATTTTATCTATTAATGGAGTCAGGATGAAAAAACCTAATGATGTAGATAGTGTTTTAAAAAAATACTCAGGAGATGTGACCATAAAATCGATTAAACAAAATGGACAAGTATATATAGCAGGATTTGAAATGAATTAA
- a CDS encoding LptF/LptG family permease produces the protein MKIIDRYIIRNFIMTFIFITLSLQLLSLVIDISQRMHRLENNQGSIKEALIFYYPFWSIWLMNTFSPISVFLSVIFFTSKLTHHSEITAILSNGISFRRLTLPYLGTAIVIGIIALIINYYFLPIANKKKNQFYYKYLLSPRHKNKYEKNQTISTQISKNEYIFIQNFSKKKYIGKKCVYQKFNGKKLTYILKSRTIFWDKKYKIYILFDYRETTINKNRDFFVIGNYKIIKLPITPEQFLPDEYIAETMNIHELKKFINMEGDKKNMNMHLNEYYQRTSSPFSTLIFTILGLSISTKKKKGEIAYNMIIGITLAFFYIFFIEITKIYSNKDYIPSYLSVWLPNVIYGIITLFFYWNRNMNN, from the coding sequence ATGAAAATTATTGATCGTTATATAATTCGTAATTTCATTATGACTTTCATATTTATTACCCTCTCTCTACAATTGTTATCTCTGGTTATAGATATATCTCAACGGATGCATCGTTTAGAAAATAATCAAGGATCTATTAAAGAGGCTTTAATTTTTTATTATCCTTTTTGGTCCATATGGTTAATGAATACGTTTTCTCCTATTTCTGTTTTTTTATCTGTTATTTTTTTCACATCTAAATTAACCCATCATTCAGAAATTACAGCGATTCTATCAAACGGAATTAGTTTTAGAAGATTGACACTTCCTTACTTGGGTACAGCTATTGTGATAGGAATTATAGCTTTAATAATCAATTATTATTTTTTACCTATAGCTAACAAAAAAAAAAATCAATTTTATTATAAATATCTTTTAAGTCCAAGACATAAAAATAAATATGAAAAAAATCAAACGATCAGTACTCAAATTTCAAAAAATGAATATATTTTTATTCAAAATTTTTCAAAAAAAAAATATATAGGAAAAAAATGTGTATATCAAAAATTTAATGGAAAAAAACTAACATATATTTTAAAATCTAGAACCATTTTTTGGGATAAAAAATATAAAATATATATTTTATTTGATTACAGAGAAACTACAATCAATAAAAATCGTGATTTTTTTGTTATAGGGAATTATAAAATTATAAAATTACCCATTACCCCAGAACAATTTTTACCGGATGAATATATAGCAGAAACTATGAATATTCATGAGTTAAAAAAATTTATTAATATGGAAGGAGACAAAAAAAATATGAATATGCATTTAAATGAATATTATCAAAGAACAAGTTCCCCCTTTTCTACTTTAATCTTCACAATTTTGGGGTTATCTATATCTACGAAAAAAAAAAAAGGAGAAATTGCTTATAACATGATTATAGGAATTACATTAGCTTTTTTTTATATTTTTTTTATAGAAATCACAAAAATATATTCGAACAAAGATTATATTCCTTCTTATTTATCTGTTTGGCTACCCAATGTTATTTATGGAATCATTACATTGTTTTTTTATTGGAATAGAAATATGAATAATTAA
- the tgt gene encoding tRNA guanosine(34) transglycosylase Tgt translates to MKFNLIKTDNYSKARIGILETDHGKIETPIFMPVASKGYVKSVPTHELYKMYKIILGNTYHLHFQPGVEVLHKAGGIHSFLNWKGSILTDSGGFQIFSLKKSNKITEDGVLFKSMINGSFHFFSPEKSMKIQRFIGGDIIMAFDDCPPFPCSHTEAKKSLKKTHRWLKKCSSYLEKNPEIYNYKQSFFPIIQGSIYPDLRKSFTEKIALLEAEGYAIGGLSLGEEKEQTHSITDLLTDILPKKKPRYLMGVGSPIDILEGISLGIDMFDCVLPTRNGRHGMLFTWKGIMNIKNKKWEKDYSCLDEFGNSFVDQLYSKSYVRHLFLSRDHLAKEIASIHNLSFYFHLIQEAKIRIMHNEFFYWKKSMIPLLQERL, encoded by the coding sequence ATGAAATTTAACTTAATTAAAACAGATAATTATTCCAAAGCAAGAATAGGAATTTTAGAAACAGATCATGGTAAAATAGAAACTCCGATTTTTATGCCAGTCGCTTCAAAAGGTTATGTAAAGTCTGTTCCAACACATGAACTTTATAAAATGTATAAAATAATTCTTGGAAATACTTATCATTTACATTTTCAACCCGGTGTTGAAGTATTACATAAAGCCGGAGGAATTCATTCTTTTCTAAATTGGAAGGGTTCTATATTAACAGATAGTGGAGGATTTCAAATTTTTTCATTGAAAAAATCAAATAAAATTACTGAAGACGGAGTTCTATTTAAGTCTATGATAAATGGATCTTTTCATTTTTTTTCTCCTGAAAAATCTATGAAAATTCAACGTTTTATAGGTGGAGATATTATTATGGCTTTCGATGATTGCCCCCCTTTTCCCTGTAGTCATACAGAAGCTAAAAAATCCTTAAAAAAAACACATCGTTGGTTAAAAAAATGTTCTTCTTATTTAGAAAAGAATCCAGAAATATATAATTATAAGCAAAGTTTTTTTCCAATTATACAAGGAAGTATTTATCCGGATTTAAGGAAATCTTTTACAGAAAAAATTGCATTGTTAGAAGCGGAAGGGTATGCAATAGGTGGATTAAGTTTAGGAGAAGAAAAAGAACAAACACATAGCATTACTGATTTATTAACAGATATTTTACCTAAAAAAAAACCTAGATATTTAATGGGAGTAGGGAGTCCTATAGATATTTTAGAAGGAATTTCTCTTGGAATAGATATGTTCGATTGTGTTCTTCCTACAAGAAATGGACGTCATGGAATGTTATTTACATGGAAAGGAATTATGAATATCAAAAACAAAAAATGGGAAAAAGACTACTCCTGCTTAGATGAATTTGGGAATTCTTTTGTAGATCAATTGTATAGTAAGTCTTATGTTAGACATCTTTTTTTATCTAGAGATCATTTAGCAAAAGAAATTGCTTCTATCCATAATCTTTCTTTTTATTTTCATCTTATTCAAGAAGCGAAAATTCGTATCATGCACAATGAATTTTTTTATTGGAAAAAATCTATGATTCCTTTGTTACAAGAACGTTTATAA
- the rsmH gene encoding 16S rRNA (cytosine(1402)-N(4))-methyltransferase RsmH: MNFKYNHHEPVLLEESIENLITNPNGIYVDTTFGGGGHSDAILKKLNQKGTLIALDQDQESIKRNWIIDKRFHLFHNNFIHIRDILNQNRIDKVSGILVDLGISSLQIDNPTRGFSNQSNCILDMRMNQKSLYSAQHVLNECSKQELFHIFYEYGEFKNARKIAEKILKTRLKKNIKTALDLVHIFFIKGSFKKRKRFFARLFQSIRIEVNNEINVLKDFLLESSKILLTGGRIVVISYHSIEDRIIKYFFKKGIIIDKINFKTLPFRMIHKKVIRPSFQEIINNPRSRSARLRIAEKI; encoded by the coding sequence ATGAATTTTAAATATAATCACCATGAACCAGTTCTTCTCGAAGAGAGTATAGAAAATTTGATTACAAATCCAAACGGGATTTATGTAGACACTACATTTGGTGGAGGAGGCCATTCTGATGCAATTCTAAAAAAATTAAATCAAAAAGGAACTCTAATAGCTTTGGATCAGGATCAGGAATCTATTAAAAGAAATTGGATTATAGATAAACGTTTTCATCTATTTCACAATAATTTTATTCATATCCGTGATATTTTGAATCAAAACCGAATTGATAAAGTATCAGGAATATTAGTGGATTTAGGAATTTCATCTTTACAAATAGACAATCCTACAAGAGGTTTTTCGAATCAATCCAATTGTATTTTAGATATGAGAATGAATCAGAAATCTTTGTATTCTGCTCAGCATGTTCTAAATGAATGTTCAAAACAAGAATTATTTCATATATTTTATGAATATGGAGAATTTAAAAATGCAAGAAAAATTGCAGAAAAAATATTGAAAACACGTTTAAAAAAAAATATAAAAACGGCTTTGGATTTAGTTCATATTTTTTTTATCAAAGGATCTTTTAAAAAAAGAAAAAGATTTTTCGCTAGACTTTTTCAGTCTATACGAATAGAAGTTAATAATGAAATAAATGTTTTAAAGGATTTTTTATTAGAATCTTCTAAAATCCTCTTAACAGGAGGTAGAATCGTCGTGATTTCATATCATTCTATAGAAGATAGAATCATTAAATATTTTTTTAAAAAAGGAATTATAATAGATAAAATCAATTTTAAAACTCTTCCATTCAGAATGATCCATAAAAAAGTAATTAGACCGAGTTTTCAGGAAATCATAAATAATCCACGATCTAGAAGTGCAAGATTAAGAATTGCAGAAAAGATTTAA
- a CDS encoding FtsL-like putative cell division protein — translation MKTNIPDILKGKFLVKKDAYRSWNFIVFITVLSLISITSSHMMDRKIRKITKISEEIKELKSEYADLHSKCMKMQLASFIRKKLVNGLKHLESPPYELVIIEKNHKNMDEPQSNQ, via the coding sequence ATGAAAACGAATATACCAGATATCCTGAAAGGAAAATTTTTAGTAAAAAAAGATGCTTATCGTAGTTGGAATTTTATTGTTTTTATTACTGTACTATCTTTAATTAGCATAACCAGTTCACATATGATGGACCGAAAAATTCGAAAAATCACTAAAATTAGTGAAGAAATCAAGGAATTAAAATCTGAATATGCAGATTTACATAGTAAATGTATGAAAATGCAATTAGCCTCTTTTATAAGAAAAAAATTAGTTAATGGATTAAAACATTTAGAATCTCCTCCATACGAATTAGTCATAATAGAAAAAAATCATAAAAATATGGATGAACCACAATCAAATCAATAA
- a CDS encoding penicillin-binding protein: MKRKRYILLYKSYLVGFLFIFIAALIIFNLFYIQNYSEGYKKSVIRKTIRTNLIKAKRGNIYASDNSILAMSVIRYEIHIDFRSISEKLFQENIYSLCNSLEFLFKKPKFFFYKKFQYEKKKGNRYFLLAKNLDYPHFKILRNFPIFNKGQIRGGFIVEKKICRIHTLENIGKRTLGYDDHRGKVGLEGAFSKYLKGKDGKRLEQRISFKIWKPLKSGNEIHPEDGKDVYSTIDIYLQDIAYHALLQELSISQADHGCVILMDVKSGEIPAMINLEKTKKRTYEDLRNFSVWEGSEPGSTFKTMAILAALEDKKIDVDMIVNTKGGVMKLRGEEIRDSHYNGNVEMNPKQILELSSNVGIAKIIYENYKENPEKFIEHFRKWKLDRKIGIDIPGESMPFIPKPGKKNWSSITLPWMTFGYNIKLTPLQILTFYNAIANHGKMIKPLFIREIKYHGKSIKEYTKPIIMNPSIARKSSLIKIQNMLEGVVKNGTAKKYYNPEYPYAGKTGTTQLNYWMKGKPLSYNSSFVGYFPAKNPKYSCIVVISKPEKGYYGIEVAVPVFDKIAKSIYPIIERKVLFKKKENQKNLFNQIIESKNFFIDKWIMPNVVSVPGKEIIPILENRGFHIQYEGIGKVLTQSIQPGTKLKKNQIIFLKLEE; the protein is encoded by the coding sequence ATGAAACGGAAAAGATATATTTTATTATATAAATCTTATTTAGTTGGTTTTTTATTCATATTTATTGCCGCATTAATTATTTTCAATTTATTCTATATTCAAAATTATTCAGAAGGATACAAAAAATCTGTTATAAGAAAAACGATTAGAACCAATTTAATTAAAGCAAAACGTGGAAATATTTATGCGTCAGATAATAGTATTTTAGCAATGTCTGTTATAAGATATGAAATTCACATCGATTTTAGATCCATATCTGAAAAATTATTTCAAGAAAATATTTATTCTTTATGTAATTCTTTGGAATTTTTATTTAAAAAACCAAAATTTTTTTTCTATAAAAAATTTCAATACGAAAAAAAAAAAGGAAATAGATATTTTTTATTAGCAAAGAATTTAGATTATCCACATTTTAAAATATTACGAAATTTTCCCATTTTCAATAAAGGACAAATACGAGGGGGGTTCATTGTAGAAAAAAAAATATGTAGAATTCACACATTAGAAAATATTGGAAAAAGAACATTAGGATATGATGATCATAGAGGAAAGGTAGGATTAGAAGGGGCTTTTAGCAAATATTTGAAAGGAAAAGATGGAAAAAGATTAGAACAACGTATTAGCTTTAAAATATGGAAACCATTGAAATCAGGAAACGAAATTCATCCAGAAGATGGAAAAGACGTTTATTCCACTATAGATATATATTTACAAGATATAGCCTATCATGCATTACTTCAAGAATTATCCATTTCTCAGGCAGATCATGGATGTGTTATTTTGATGGATGTAAAAAGTGGAGAAATTCCTGCTATGATCAACCTGGAAAAAACAAAAAAAAGGACTTACGAAGATTTAAGAAATTTTTCAGTATGGGAAGGAAGCGAACCTGGATCTACTTTTAAAACAATGGCTATTCTTGCCGCTTTAGAAGATAAAAAAATAGATGTAGATATGATTGTCAATACCAAAGGCGGAGTCATGAAATTGAGAGGAGAAGAAATACGAGATAGTCATTATAATGGAAATGTTGAAATGAATCCAAAACAAATTTTAGAATTATCTTCAAACGTAGGAATAGCAAAAATTATTTATGAAAATTATAAAGAAAATCCGGAAAAATTCATAGAACATTTCCGTAAATGGAAATTGGATAGAAAAATAGGGATTGACATCCCTGGAGAAAGCATGCCTTTTATTCCAAAACCTGGAAAAAAAAATTGGAGTAGCATTACCTTGCCATGGATGACTTTTGGATATAATATTAAACTAACTCCTTTACAAATACTCACTTTTTACAATGCTATTGCAAACCATGGAAAAATGATTAAACCTCTATTTATTAGAGAAATCAAATATCATGGAAAAAGTATCAAGGAATATACAAAACCTATCATTATGAATCCTTCTATAGCTAGAAAATCTTCTTTAATTAAAATTCAAAATATGTTAGAAGGAGTAGTCAAAAATGGGACCGCTAAAAAATATTATAATCCAGAATATCCTTATGCGGGAAAAACAGGAACAACACAGTTAAATTATTGGATGAAAGGAAAACCCTTATCTTACAACAGTTCTTTTGTAGGATACTTTCCTGCTAAAAATCCAAAATATTCTTGTATTGTAGTCATTTCAAAACCAGAAAAAGGGTACTACGGGATAGAGGTAGCCGTTCCTGTATTTGACAAAATTGCTAAATCTATTTATCCTATAATAGAAAGAAAAGTACTTTTTAAAAAGAAAGAAAATCAAAAGAATTTATTCAATCAAATTATAGAATCAAAAAATTTTTTTATTGATAAATGGATAATGCCTAATGTAGTCTCTGTTCCTGGAAAAGAAATTATACCTATATTAGAAAACAGGGGTTTTCACATTCAATATGAAGGAATAGGAAAAGTATTGACTCAATCTATTCAACCAGGAACAAAATTGAAAAAAAATCAGATTATATTTTTAAAACTAGAAGAATGA
- a CDS encoding UDP-N-acetylmuramoyl-L-alanyl-D-glutamate--2,6-diaminopimelate ligase, with amino-acid sequence MKKLLKDVLKKVYVLKIIGKNPFKFIEGISMSSKIVKDNMIFVAIKGKRTDGHKFIIDAIQKGANTIICEKSYFSFIPIHKHITYVFVSDSMEALGVISSNFYDHPTKKIKLIGITGTNGKTSVATILHQLFSKMGEKNILISTMGIKILSIKYPTTHTTPNIIEINKYLNISIQKGCKYAFMEVSSHGIHQKRISGLLFQGGVFTNITHDHLDYHKSFDHYLSTKRLFFENLSKKAFALINSDDENSHQIIKKTLAKTYFYGIKKNSNFKISILKENMNGNQLLIDGHQILTYLIGRFNIYNLLASYATAILLGKKKENILKKIKYVKPIKGRCEQFLSNSGIHIIVDYAHNPDGLKSILNTLKIIKKNNEKLICVIGCGGNRDIKKRSLMGKIVYETCDISIFTSDNPREEDINKIFNDMKNFKSYLNKKSILTFVRREEAIQTAIQIAKKKDIILIAGKGHETFQEIKGIRYFFNDMKIAKNLLKTYNK; translated from the coding sequence ATGAAAAAACTATTAAAAGATGTTTTAAAAAAAGTCTATGTGTTAAAAATAATAGGAAAAAATCCTTTTAAATTTATAGAAGGAATTTCTATGAGTTCTAAAATAGTGAAAGACAATATGATTTTTGTAGCTATAAAAGGAAAAAGAACAGATGGACACAAATTTATTATAGATGCAATCCAAAAAGGTGCTAATACTATAATTTGTGAAAAAAGTTATTTTTCCTTCATCCCTATTCATAAACATATCACTTATGTATTTGTTTCAGATTCTATGGAAGCTTTAGGAGTTATATCATCTAATTTTTATGATCATCCTACAAAAAAAATAAAATTAATAGGAATAACCGGAACAAATGGAAAAACCTCTGTAGCTACGATCCTTCATCAGTTATTTTCTAAAATGGGAGAAAAAAATATTCTTATTTCTACTATGGGAATAAAAATATTATCTATAAAATATCCTACTACACATACAACTCCGAATATTATTGAAATTAATAAATATTTAAATATTTCAATCCAAAAAGGGTGCAAATACGCTTTTATGGAAGTAAGTTCACATGGAATCCATCAAAAAAGAATTTCAGGATTATTATTTCAAGGAGGAGTTTTTACGAATATTACACATGATCACTTAGATTATCATAAGTCTTTTGATCATTATTTATCTACTAAAAGGCTTTTTTTTGAAAATTTATCTAAAAAAGCTTTTGCATTAATCAATTCCGATGATGAAAATTCGCATCAAATCATAAAAAAAACTTTAGCTAAAACCTATTTTTATGGTATAAAAAAAAATTCTAATTTCAAAATTTCAATTTTGAAAGAAAACATGAATGGAAATCAATTACTAATTGATGGTCATCAAATTCTTACCTATTTGATAGGAAGATTTAATATTTATAATCTATTAGCTAGTTATGCAACAGCTATTTTATTAGGAAAAAAAAAAGAGAACATCCTGAAAAAAATTAAATATGTAAAACCCATCAAAGGACGTTGTGAGCAATTTTTATCCAACTCAGGTATTCATATTATTGTGGATTATGCCCACAATCCAGATGGATTAAAATCTATTTTAAATACTCTTAAAATCATAAAAAAAAATAATGAAAAATTAATTTGTGTCATAGGTTGTGGGGGAAATAGAGATATAAAAAAACGTTCTTTAATGGGGAAAATTGTCTATGAAACATGTGATATATCTATTTTTACATCCGATAATCCTAGAGAGGAAGATATCAATAAGATATTCAATGATATGAAAAATTTTAAGTCATATCTAAACAAAAAATCTATTTTAACTTTTGTAAGACGAGAAGAAGCTATTCAAACTGCAATTCAAATTGCAAAAAAAAAAGATATTATTCTAATAGCTGGAAAAGGACATGAAACTTTTCAAGAAATCAAAGGAATACGTTATTTTTTTAATGATATGAAAATTGCTAAAAATTTGTTAAAAACTTACAATAAGTAA
- the mraY gene encoding phospho-N-acetylmuramoyl-pentapeptide-transferase, whose protein sequence is MIYFFNKYLIINSVFYRAIIAFFLSFCIALILYQKIICWNQKNSVIGEKIRDLGLFGQKEKEGTPTMGGVVMIFSTLISTVLFSTLNNVYVLMLIMTTLYMGCIGLIDDYIKIKHNKKGLSVMGKIFSQILLGIFIGITMYFNTNISIQKQKIESKDSHFFKKKEYGFNTTIPIFSSIYHNHEFNYAYLLSWYNQKWKKYAWIVYIPIVVGIITFLSNGANLTDGIDGLTAGISSIIFALFSLLSIISSNKIYSFYFHFIYIPHLEEIIIFSFSFLGSLISFLWYNTYPAQIFMGDTGSLTIGGVIATLAIINRKELILPILCGIFFIENISVIMQVLYFRYSKKKYGIGKRVFLMAPLHHHFQKLGYHENKISNRFIIIQMMLSMLVFLLLII, encoded by the coding sequence ATGATTTATTTTTTTAATAAATACTTAATTATAAATTCTGTTTTTTATAGAGCTATTATAGCTTTTTTTTTATCATTTTGTATAGCTTTGATTTTGTATCAAAAAATTATATGTTGGAATCAAAAAAATAGTGTGATAGGAGAAAAAATACGAGATCTTGGACTTTTTGGTCAAAAAGAAAAAGAAGGAACCCCAACTATGGGAGGGGTTGTTATGATATTTTCCACGTTAATTTCTACAGTATTGTTTTCTACTTTAAATAATGTGTATGTATTAATGTTGATAATGACCACATTGTATATGGGTTGTATTGGATTAATAGATGATTATATTAAAATAAAACATAATAAAAAAGGACTTAGTGTAATGGGAAAAATATTTAGTCAAATTTTATTAGGAATTTTTATTGGAATCACTATGTACTTTAACACAAACATTTCTATTCAAAAACAAAAAATAGAATCAAAAGATTCACACTTTTTTAAAAAAAAAGAATATGGGTTCAATACCACTATTCCCATTTTTTCTTCTATATATCATAATCATGAATTTAACTATGCTTATCTTTTGAGTTGGTATAATCAAAAATGGAAAAAATATGCATGGATTGTTTATATTCCTATTGTTGTTGGAATTATTACGTTTTTATCCAATGGAGCTAATTTAACGGATGGAATAGATGGATTAACAGCTGGAATTTCTTCTATTATTTTTGCTCTCTTTTCTTTATTATCTATAATTTCCAGTAATAAAATATATTCCTTCTATTTTCATTTTATATATATTCCTCATTTAGAAGAAATCATTATATTTTCTTTTTCTTTTTTAGGATCTTTAATAAGTTTTCTTTGGTATAATACTTATCCAGCTCAAATTTTCATGGGAGATACAGGAAGCCTAACTATAGGAGGAGTCATCGCAACACTAGCTATTATCAATAGAAAAGAATTAATATTGCCTATCTTGTGTGGAATTTTTTTTATAGAAAATATTTCTGTAATCATGCAAGTATTGTATTTTAGATATTCTAAAAAAAAATATGGTATAGGAAAAAGAGTTTTTCTAATGGCTCCTTTACATCATCATTTTCAAAAATTAGGATATCATGAAAATAAGATTTCCAATCGTTTTATTATCATACAAATGATGCTTTCTATGTTAGTATTTCTTTTATTAATTATATAA